CGACCTTCGCCCAGATTAACGCGTTCCTCTGCCTTCGACCAAACCAACCTCACTGACGATAAGTGAGGTTGCCAACATAGATTAAACAATCCCTTCTGTTCAATCGCATAGTAAACTAATGATTCATCTTCTTCACAAATGTTGTATCCATGCTGCGTTGCAAATTCTGCAATAAATAACGTCGCAGAACGCTCATATAGAGCATTTTTTTCCGCCACACTCATCGATAAAGGCATCGGTTTTTCTAGCAACTTAGCTGCAATAAGTCGCGCTTCAATAGATGTTGACTCATCAACCTCAAGGTTCTCACCATCAATAGTCACCGTGTTTAGTTCAACAGTCCGCTGTCCTTTAAATCTGCTATCAGTCGACACAATTAGTTCACCTGACAAACCATTGAGTTCGTTTGCCATCAATATGGCATAGTGTTGAAACGCTCCATAGCTATCAGCAAACCGGACAAGAGCAACATCTCTATTCACATGTTCAACGTCAAGCTCACCACAGGGTCCAACATATTGATGTTCAAACAGTGTTTTCTCTTCAGAGGAAAAGACCACTTCACAGCTTGGCCCAATATCTTGATCAAATGTTGATACCATCTCAGTACTTATCGATGCCGAGAGAAAGGATAAACCCAATAAAAATGACATTCATCAGCCTTGGTTATTAATTTTGACAACTCATTCATAATGTAAGTGTTGAACTTTAAAAAGTAATTAGTGCTTATTATCGCACTTTCTTCAACAGGAAACTTATCAAATCTGTCATCATCTAATTCCTAAAGCACCCAGAATTAAGAACACTGAGAGCATGGAAGTGCACCTTAAACAACTCTGTTTACAGAGTATAAATTGATTACTTGTGTGACGAGGGTAACTGCGCCTAAATCATTCATCTTCAAACATAGACAACATAATTAATAGCAAGAGAAAGCCTTGTAAAATAAAAGCTTCAGGATCGCTTACATTGCTATTTTTCCACTAAAATCGTAAAGTTTGAATAATATATTCGTGATGGAAATACCATCACGAATATCACCTTCTATTTACATAAAATTAAAATCTTAGTGTTTTTCAATAGATAGCGCATCCACAAAACCCTCATCATGGCTCACTAAGACAAAGCCGCCCGGGTACTGATTTAACGTGTGTATCAACAGCTGTTTCGAGCGTAGATCGAGGTGATTGTCGGGCTCATCAAGGAGTAACATCTTCACGTCAGCTTGCTGACTGATGGCAACAACCGCCAACTTCATCTTCTCACCACCACTTAAATCACGGGTTAAACGAAAAACACTGTCTCGACGAAAGCCAATACCCGCTAACAAGGTCCGTGCTGCGGATTGGTCAAGGTGCGGAGCGAGCCTGCGCAAGTTATCCAGCATTGATTCGTCAGGGTGCAATAGACTGTAATGCTGATCTAAATACGCGAGTGGCGCGCTCCCCTTAATGTAGCCATGTTTTGGCCTCTGCCAGCCCATTAAGCATTTTAAAAGCGTCGATTTTCCACTCCCGTTTGCGCCACAAAGATGCCACCTATCACCACTGAATAGCTGCATTGAGAGTGGCGTTGCATTGCCATATGGCAACACAACCTCTTCCAAGACCCTTAAACGCTGACGTTTCGCCTGTGCCTCAGCAAAATAGAGCGTTTGAGTTGCATGTTCGATGCGTTGGCTATCAAGCACCGCGCGCTCAGCTTTCACTCGCTGCAACTGAGCTTGCGTTTGCGTTCGTCGACTTTGCGCTGACGATTGTGCACTGTTTCGCATGCTATTGAGTAATATCTTCGGTTGATCGCCCCGTTGGCGAGCCGCCTCACCTTGTCGCGCGCGCCGTTGTGCTTTTTCTTCACTCCGTCTTGCCTCTTCAATGATGCATTTTTCCAGACGTAAAGTGTGTTGATACTGTCGCTCCAATGCCGCTATTTTCAATGTTTCCGCGTCGACAAACGCTTGGTAGCTGCCCTCAAAGAGGTGCAAGCCCAAAGTATCCAACTTCCAAACTTGCGTTGCCAACGCTAATAACCCGACATCATGGCTAATCACGAGAACATCGCCTTGATACGCGTTCAACGCTTCAGCGAGCCACTTTCTCCCCGTGACATCGAGATGATTGGTTGGCTCATCCAAGACGAGCAGACTTGGTGCTTCCTCTAGCAGTGCCAAGAGACGCAACCTGACCCGCTCTCCGCCACTCAAACAGTCACAATGATGCTGCCAGTTTGCTGGCAAGCCCGCTTGCCGTAAACGTTGGTGTAATTGCTCTTCTAGCAACCAATCATCACCCACAAGGGTAAAGTCTGCTTCTCGATACTCCCCTTGCGAGATGCGTTGCAATGCCTTTAGCTTTTCCTCCAAGCCTAAATAGCGACCTATCGAGGCCGTCGATGGTCGTTCAGCATGTGCAGCCTCTTGTTGCGACAGGTAACCCACGGACGGTGTGCATTGTATGTGGCCAGAATCAGGCGGTAGCAACCCCATCAAACACCTTGCAAGCACTGATTTTCCGGCGCCATTGTCACCCACTAATGCGGTAATACCATGCGGTAAGCTTGCAGATAGGCCCGAAAATAGCGGCTCGCCATCGGCTAACTGAAAAGAAAGTTGCGAAAATTGTAGCTTAGGCATCGTTTGCCTCCTGTTGACACAGGGACAGACGCGATATCGAAAATAAAGGTGATTGCGATACTTTGCTAATACACGCTGCAAGAATGAATTGCAGCAGCAAAGCCCATTAGAAGCAATGCATAGCAAAGAGAAGACGATATTCACGCCCACTAACCCTGTGAATCCAAAAATGAAAAATTTGATATGGACTGACAGGCGTTAGTTATTCATCGTGACATCATCTCCTAAAGAATGGTGCGTAAAGTGAAGCATGGAACGGAAGGGAACTCAATCACTAAATCTCGATGGCGTATGATTTTTGAACTCTATCACCCCCAAGACGCGCATTCCGCGAAATCTAAGCGTGCCAGCAAAGCACTTTTTTGAGGATCAGTTCTGAAGGTCTGTTTTGAAGGTCTGCTTTGAAGGTCTCGTGGGCTAAATCTAAAAACAGTAACAACGTTAGCGAGCCTAGAAAGCTCGCACGAGGGAAAGCATCAAGCGCTGCGGGACTTAATCCCATCTGCAGAACACATTTCAGATAAGCGAGCGCGATATCATCGTTTTAACTGACGACACAATGTAGAATACCTGTTAACAAGTTGAAACACGTCACACCAAAATCATTTGCGCACCTAATGCATCACCGTAGAATGAAAGCCGCTACCTCTCTTAAGGCGAGCGGATGGAAATCATGATGGAACGGCGACGGAGGAGCCCTAGGTAAGCGTATGAAGTTTGCTATATCAGATAGACCTCAAGGACCACACATGATTGTTCGAAATTTTGACAACAGGACCACAAACGCCATGATTAGAATGACTACCCAAAATGTGAGCACCTCTATCACGTTGGGATCTCGTCGCGTGCTGTTAGCGCAGTCAACGGTTCAGAGTAACTTCAATATTTAATCACAACGTGAACTAGTCATTAGGAAACAGAATGAAACATCATATTTTCAAATACAGAGAGCCCGAGAATTATAAGCCAATATTAGACTTCAAGTTTGATTCTGTAAAAATAGCATTGCGAAGTTTAATAAATGACACTAATGTCGAACATATTTATGATAAATATCTTTTTATATCAAATGACATTCTAGCTTCTTTAGCGTCTTCAACTTTATATAAAGACTATCGAAACAAGTCAGAGTTTTTATTATATTGTATTAACAAAACAAATGAAGTCACTTGGAAAATTAACACTCTCAAAGACGAGAAGAGTAGCATTTCGATCTTTGGAAAGCAGAATGTAATAACAAAACCAAATCAGAAAAGGCCCTTAAGCTTCATTGACTGGCTTGAATACATTTCGGTTGCTGAGATTATTGGTTTTAACAGTGAAAGCAGCGTGTTATCTAGAAAAATCACACCCTCAGATATATCTGTGCAGAGTGATAGCGACGCGTTTAATCAGTTTCACAAGCACTGTTTTTCATTGTTCAATGCCTTCTTCCAAGGTGAAAAAACAGAAAGTGTTCAAATAGAACACCTTAGAGCGATAGAACCTTACCTTGAAAGAGGGAAAATCACAGAGATTACAGGCAACCAATACCTTCAATACTATTACCAATGGTTGATCTTTCCATTAATTAGCTTAATTGCCTGTTCTTGGGGCTATGATAATAGTCCGTTTGAAAGAGCGGTTGAGGTCGCTATACAAGCCAACTACGAATACTATTCTATGGTGGCACCTGAAAACGGTGACGAGACCGGAGAAAACTCCAGATACCTTTATGACAAGCATGCTGTTTTTCACCTCTACCTGAATGCGATGGTTAAAAAGCACATCGCATTGACTGGCAAGAAAATAGACTTCGATTCCGTTTATTTGATTGACTGGATGATATACGAAGACCTCTCGTATATCAGAGATAAGTTCGAAACGGGAGAAAGTGCCTCAGAAATCTTTGATCGTACATTCCCTTAAGCATTAAATGCCGCGCCAAAAGCGCGGCTATTTATCGATACGCACCCCTCATTAAAACTGAGGTTGTGAAACCGCGACAGGTTGAAGCCCTTCGTAATCAACAATCACATCTGAAATAGGTGCATTACCGAAACTATCATCAATGTACGTCGCTGCGACCAAGTAGTGAAACTCTAGCGCTTGCGCCTGCGTCAACTCCGTTTTGGCAATGTAAATAACGGAACGACGAGGGAAAGAGACACTGATCTTGTCTGTACCGAGCTGCTTCTGCGCCTCGGTTAGGAAGCCTTCGCACAGCACCAACTCTGAGGAATAGGGAGCACCCGATGCGGTTAATCCATAATCGGAAAAAGCGCTTAACTCAAAGGGCTGGCTACATAAGTTACGCTTTGCTTCCGCTGCCATCTCTTCAAATGGTTGAGACAACACTTCGCGGATCACAAACTCATAATTGTCCGGTTTATCATATGCATACGCAATCACTGGAAACGGTGCTTTGTCCAACCCTAGAAAAGCTTCACTCGCCACTATCGCTTTGTGTTGCCAACCAGAGGGTTTGAAAATAGGAAAGAGAGTCTCGGTGCTGTTAGAGAAAGCCGAAAAAGGCAAAACAGCAGAAGCTGCTAGCAACGCTGCAATCGCACGTTGAGGGGTACTTTTCACTTGAACGTCCTTGAGTCTGAGTGTTAGATGTGAAGCTCATATTAACCAGATACTTTTTACATAACATCACAAGGCAAGTTAAATGCTAGTCCACGCTGAAACTGTCTATTTTTTCATTCAAAAAATGCTGCTTTCTATTCATAGACAATAACCCAAGATGTTCAAAAGCCGCGCAGTAGAATGCATTCCCAAAAGGTGTGTTAGACTGCAGGCAAGTGTCTACACACAAATATGACAAAGGCACTATCGATGATATCACCATTAAAGAACTCAACATTGGGAATTAGATATGGACTTCTTAAGGGAACACCACCGCAAAGATATCAACAAGGACAAGAAAAAGCGCCTTGCTAATTCAATTCAGAAAAGCATGTCGTTTGATAGTAAGTCAATCCTGAATCGTGATGACAATTCACTACGTTTCAACTCATTGCACCTAAAGTCAATATTCGATTTGATGACATTAACAATGTTCATTGAAGACAATAATAGTGTCAGCAAATCATACATATCATTTGCCAAGTCGCTTTTTAACTTGGCATTTGATATCCGTACTGCCGAAGAAAAAGTGAACCTTAGCACCCTTCGTCACTGTGAAGATCGCAAGGTAAATGTTGACCGAAGTACGCTTCATCAAAGAGATCTCTTCAATTGCCTATACCTAAATCTCTTCACTGGAGATAACGAAGCACTGAAACAGTTGAGAAGTACTGATTTTAGCCTTCATCTTAACTATATAAACAGTAACATGGTGGACATAGATCGTCTGTTTATTGAACTGCTTGTTTCATTTGCACTCAATGATGTCAACGATCAGGATAAGGTTAGATTACTCGATAGCGTTCAGCCTTATCTTGTTCCCGGCGCAATTAGCCAACACTCAAATCAGTATACTGAGAATATATATCGCTTTCTTGTTTTCCCATTATATAGCTACGTGTTGTTCGGCTGGGGGTTTGAACGTAAAAGCCTCGATGAACTGACATCGATGGCATTACAAGCCCACTATGAATATTACTCTGAGGTACTTCCTGTAGATAACTGTGACACCGACCAAGATCTATACCTCAATCATGGTGAAGTGGCTACTTGCGTTGGTATTACAGGCGTACTGAAAG
This DNA window, taken from Thaumasiovibrio subtropicus, encodes the following:
- a CDS encoding immunity 49 family protein, with amino-acid sequence MKHHIFKYREPENYKPILDFKFDSVKIALRSLINDTNVEHIYDKYLFISNDILASLASSTLYKDYRNKSEFLLYCINKTNEVTWKINTLKDEKSSISIFGKQNVITKPNQKRPLSFIDWLEYISVAEIIGFNSESSVLSRKITPSDISVQSDSDAFNQFHKHCFSLFNAFFQGEKTESVQIEHLRAIEPYLERGKITEITGNQYLQYYYQWLIFPLISLIACSWGYDNSPFERAVEVAIQANYEYYSMVAPENGDETGENSRYLYDKHAVFHLYLNAMVKKHIALTGKKIDFDSVYLIDWMIYEDLSYIRDKFETGESASEIFDRTFP
- a CDS encoding ATP-binding cassette domain-containing protein, with the translated sequence MPKLQFSQLSFQLADGEPLFSGLSASLPHGITALVGDNGAGKSVLARCLMGLLPPDSGHIQCTPSVGYLSQQEAAHAERPSTASIGRYLGLEEKLKALQRISQGEYREADFTLVGDDWLLEEQLHQRLRQAGLPANWQHHCDCLSGGERVRLRLLALLEEAPSLLVLDEPTNHLDVTGRKWLAEALNAYQGDVLVISHDVGLLALATQVWKLDTLGLHLFEGSYQAFVDAETLKIAALERQYQHTLRLEKCIIEEARRSEEKAQRRARQGEAARQRGDQPKILLNSMRNSAQSSAQSRRTQTQAQLQRVKAERAVLDSQRIEHATQTLYFAEAQAKRQRLRVLEEVVLPYGNATPLSMQLFSGDRWHLCGANGSGKSTLLKCLMGWQRPKHGYIKGSAPLAYLDQHYSLLHPDESMLDNLRRLAPHLDQSAARTLLAGIGFRRDSVFRLTRDLSGGEKMKLAVVAISQQADVKMLLLDEPDNHLDLRSKQLLIHTLNQYPGGFVLVSHDEGFVDALSIEKH